The Saprospiraceae bacterium genome includes a window with the following:
- a CDS encoding sodium:calcium antiporter, with the protein MLNIYLSVTGFIVCTVAIIYSGTKLARYGESIAELTGWGKVWVGLILIASVTTLPELLTGISSVVIIGEPDLAASAVFGSCIFNLLILSFVDTRIKKPLTSLIKPSHLFAGLGSIVLLTISGLSILISDITPTILWISPFTVLIIIIYLFVVYGIYLNEQTTLGPPVSMNSNKTENRKALQSVLKKYILNAVFVIIAAAFLPYFGENIASQTGLGNTFFGTLFLAASTSLPEMVVSFAALRMASYDLLVGNLLGSNIFNMFILALDDIFYTEGSLFSYINKAHLETVIVAIIMTAVIGLGILSKPTKKIWKLSFDTFIILLLYFGLMTVLYIRR; encoded by the coding sequence ATGCTAAATATATATTTATCCGTTACTGGTTTTATAGTATGTACTGTAGCAATTATATACAGCGGTACTAAGCTGGCAAGGTATGGCGAGTCTATAGCTGAACTAACCGGATGGGGTAAAGTTTGGGTTGGTTTAATTCTAATAGCATCTGTTACAACATTGCCTGAATTATTGACAGGTATAAGTTCTGTAGTAATTATAGGAGAACCCGATTTAGCGGCTAGTGCTGTATTTGGAAGTTGTATATTTAATTTGTTAATCCTCTCATTTGTTGACACAAGAATTAAAAAACCTCTAACCTCGTTGATAAAACCAAGCCACTTATTTGCCGGACTAGGGAGTATTGTTCTTTTAACAATCAGCGGGCTTTCTATTTTAATAAGCGATATAACTCCTACCATATTATGGATAAGTCCCTTTACAGTATTGATAATCATCATATATCTTTTTGTAGTGTATGGGATATACCTGAATGAACAAACGACCCTCGGTCCACCTGTATCCATGAACAGTAATAAAACAGAAAACAGAAAAGCACTACAATCAGTTTTAAAAAAATACATCCTAAACGCTGTTTTTGTAATCATTGCCGCTGCTTTTCTGCCCTATTTCGGTGAAAATATTGCATCACAAACCGGGCTTGGAAATACATTTTTCGGTACTCTTTTTTTAGCAGCTTCTACATCGTTGCCTGAAATGGTTGTTTCTTTTGCAGCCTTAAGAATGGCTTCTTATGATTTACTGGTTGGAAATTTGCTGGGCAGTAATATTTTCAATATGTTCATACTAGCATTAGATGATATCTTTTACACTGAAGGCTCTTTGTTTTCTTATATTAATAAAGCTCATCTCGAAACAGTCATTGTTGCCATAATCATGACCGCTGTGATAGGTCTCGGAATTTTATCAAAGCCAACCAAAAAAATTTGGAAATTGAGTTTTGATACTTTTATTATTCTGCTCCTTTATTTTGGTTTAATGACCGTATTGTACATAAGAAGATAA
- a CDS encoding FAD-dependent oxidoreductase, whose product MKPTNTHDQEYFHKVVDCQYACPAHTPVPEYIRLIAAGKYTEAYMVNWESNVFPGVLGRTCDRPCEPACRRGRVEAEPVAICRLKRVAADFKDDITHLLPDIPTIKNGKKIALLGGGPASLSVARDLAPLGYEIDLYDDQKKGGGMMRSQIPAFRLPEEVLDQEVNYILDMGISTHFNQYVTSLKDIINKGYDAIFVGTGAPKGKDLIVPGREEGKANIHIGIEWLASVAFEHTSKIGKNVIVLGGGNTAMDCCRTSRRLGGEEVKVIVRSPFGEMKASPWEKEDAMHEDIPILDNHVPKEFVVENGRLKGMTFEKVYAHWDNGKRSLIPTGEPDVFFQADDVIIAIGQENRFEWIERDLGIEFDKWDMPVLDENTFASTRPGVFFGGDAALGPKNVITAVAQGHQAAISIDLYCNGQDIKDRPAPDVKLFSTKMGIHEWSYDNDVTPDLRYIVPQADKRETLRDRKKEVELGFDLKTAFQEAQRCLNCDVQTVFTESKCIECDACMDICPTSCINFTTNEDDEEILRMKLLVPAINKTQDIMVSDILKTGRVMVKDEDMCLHCGLCAERCPTAAWDMKQFLYNTAKAGHFCYA is encoded by the coding sequence ATGAAACCCACCAACACCCATGACCAGGAATACTTTCATAAAGTTGTCGACTGTCAGTATGCTTGTCCGGCACATACCCCAGTTCCAGAATATATACGATTAATAGCTGCCGGAAAATATACCGAAGCCTATATGGTAAATTGGGAATCGAATGTTTTCCCTGGCGTACTTGGAAGGACATGTGACCGGCCTTGTGAACCTGCTTGCAGAAGAGGTCGTGTAGAAGCAGAACCGGTAGCTATTTGCAGGCTCAAAAGAGTGGCAGCTGACTTTAAAGATGATATCACGCATCTGCTTCCTGATATTCCTACAATTAAAAACGGCAAAAAGATAGCATTGTTAGGTGGCGGACCTGCTTCTCTGTCAGTTGCAAGAGATTTGGCACCTTTAGGATATGAGATAGATCTTTATGATGATCAGAAAAAAGGTGGCGGCATGATGCGCAGTCAGATACCGGCATTCAGATTGCCCGAAGAAGTGCTTGATCAGGAGGTCAATTACATACTGGATATGGGTATTTCTACTCACTTCAATCAGTATGTCACGAGTTTAAAAGATATTATCAACAAAGGATACGATGCCATTTTTGTAGGCACAGGTGCTCCAAAAGGCAAAGACCTCATAGTACCCGGACGGGAAGAAGGAAAGGCAAATATACATATAGGCATTGAATGGCTGGCAAGTGTTGCATTTGAACACACCAGCAAAATAGGAAAAAATGTCATCGTTCTTGGAGGAGGAAATACCGCTATGGACTGCTGCAGAACGTCGCGAAGACTTGGTGGAGAAGAAGTCAAAGTAATTGTAAGAAGCCCTTTTGGTGAGATGAAAGCATCGCCATGGGAAAAAGAAGATGCTATGCATGAAGATATTCCCATTCTCGATAACCATGTACCTAAAGAATTTGTGGTCGAAAATGGAAGACTCAAAGGCATGACTTTTGAAAAAGTATATGCGCACTGGGATAATGGGAAAAGGTCACTTATTCCTACCGGAGAACCCGATGTCTTCTTTCAGGCAGATGATGTAATCATTGCTATCGGGCAGGAAAATCGCTTTGAATGGATTGAAAGAGACCTGGGTATTGAATTTGACAAATGGGATATGCCGGTTTTAGATGAGAATACATTTGCATCAACAAGACCCGGAGTATTTTTTGGCGGTGATGCAGCTTTAGGGCCTAAAAATGTAATCACTGCGGTAGCACAAGGCCATCAGGCAGCCATTTCGATAGATCTCTACTGTAATGGTCAAGATATTAAAGACAGACCGGCACCTGATGTCAAACTGTTTAGTACCAAAATGGGTATTCATGAATGGAGTTATGATAACGATGTTACCCCAGATTTGAGATATATAGTCCCACAGGCAGATAAAAGGGAGACGCTAAGAGACCGCAAAAAAGAAGTCGAGCTTGGTTTTGACCTTAAAACTGCCTTCCAGGAAGCTCAAAGATGTCTCAATTGTGATGTTCAAACAGTTTTTACGGAAAGTAAATGTATCGAATGTGATGCTTGTATGGATATTTGTCCGACAAGTTGTATCAATTTTACAACTAATGAAGATGACGAAGAGATACTTCGTATGAAGTTGTTGGTACCTGCCATAAATAAGACTCAGGATATAATGGTTTCTGATATATTGAAGACCGGCAGAGTCATGGTAAAAGACGAAGATATGTGTTTACACTGCGGTTTGTGTGCTGAAAGATGCCCTACCGCAGCCTGGGATATGAAACAATTTTTATATAATACTGCCAAGGCAGGTCATTTTTGTTATGCATGA
- a CDS encoding cation-translocating P-type ATPase: MNHHLLPISEIQQLFSTKPDGLSLSNAEERLREHGKNELAEKKKKSAWRLFLNQFKDVMILILLIAAVISIAIGDIKDAVVILIIVLLNAIIGFIQEYRAEKAMAALKKMSASNATVRRSGNVMQIAASEIVPGDIILLEAGNLVPADIRLTETHSLKIEEASLTGESHAVEKCSYELTEENLPIGDRINMAFKSTIATYGRGEGIVIATGMKTEIGRIAQLLQEDESHTPLQKRLADFGKKLSLGVIAICMVLYGVGLLRGEDPIHMLLTAISVAVAAIPEALPAVITIALALGANRMVRKNALIRKLPAVETLGSVTFICSDKTGTITQNKMTVTDVWQSASTTAIKGLQAEELLLLAMELNHDVAINDTNVLTGDPTEIALVEYVRNHKHYNKSLFQKFKRAHELPFDSERKRMTTIFPHDGKWIAITKGAVESLLECCSEQNEKEINKTVEEFAQQGKRVLAYGFRELNELPQNICIESIETRLTFLGLAAMIDPPREEARQAIADCHTAGITPVMITGDHPITAKAIALQTGIIHKQTDRTVTGAELSALSDEEFEKEVEYIKVYARVSPEQKLQIVKTLQKKNHFVAMTGDGVNDAPALKRANIGIAMGITGTDVSKEAAHMILLDDNFATIIKAVREGRRIYDNIRKFIKYTLTSNGGEIWTIFLAPLAGLPIPLIPIHILWINLVTDGLPGLAFASEPAEDDILKRPPRATNESIFAKGIGIHILWVGLLMGAVCLGLQAYETHLGNGKWQTMVFTVLCLSQMGHAMAIRSDWKSLFQQGVFSNKQLVGAVLLTLGLQLAVIYVPYLQDIFRTQSLSITELAICFRLSSIVFWAVELEKLIKRINR; the protein is encoded by the coding sequence ATGAACCACCATTTATTACCTATTTCGGAAATCCAGCAACTTTTCAGCACAAAACCTGATGGCTTAAGTCTTTCAAATGCTGAAGAACGTCTGAGAGAACACGGTAAAAACGAACTTGCCGAAAAAAAGAAAAAATCAGCGTGGAGACTTTTTCTGAATCAGTTTAAAGATGTGATGATTCTGATATTGCTGATCGCGGCGGTGATTTCTATTGCTATAGGTGATATTAAAGATGCTGTAGTCATATTAATTATAGTGTTGCTCAATGCAATTATTGGTTTCATACAAGAATACAGGGCTGAAAAGGCCATGGCTGCGTTAAAAAAAATGTCGGCTTCCAATGCTACTGTGCGCAGAAGCGGCAATGTCATGCAGATAGCGGCATCAGAGATTGTTCCCGGCGATATTATTCTGCTGGAAGCGGGTAATTTGGTTCCGGCAGATATCCGGCTTACGGAGACTCATTCATTAAAAATTGAGGAAGCATCACTGACAGGTGAATCGCATGCTGTAGAAAAATGCTCATATGAACTCACCGAAGAGAATTTGCCCATTGGTGACCGAATCAACATGGCGTTCAAAAGCACAATTGCTACTTATGGGAGGGGAGAAGGCATCGTGATTGCCACCGGGATGAAAACCGAAATAGGACGTATTGCCCAATTGTTGCAGGAAGATGAAAGCCATACTCCTCTCCAAAAACGACTTGCCGATTTTGGTAAAAAATTATCACTGGGTGTAATTGCTATTTGTATGGTGTTGTACGGTGTAGGTTTGTTGCGTGGCGAAGACCCTATACATATGCTTCTCACGGCTATTTCGGTAGCGGTGGCTGCCATTCCGGAAGCATTGCCGGCAGTAATAACTATTGCCCTGGCCTTGGGTGCAAATCGTATGGTTCGTAAAAATGCCCTTATCAGAAAACTGCCGGCTGTAGAAACTTTAGGATCAGTCACCTTTATTTGCTCTGATAAAACAGGCACGATTACTCAAAACAAAATGACGGTAACAGATGTATGGCAATCTGCATCAACAACTGCCATTAAAGGTCTTCAAGCGGAAGAATTACTGCTTCTGGCTATGGAACTCAATCACGATGTCGCAATCAATGATACTAATGTATTAACAGGTGACCCGACAGAAATTGCTTTGGTAGAGTACGTTCGCAACCATAAACATTACAATAAGTCTTTATTCCAGAAGTTTAAACGAGCACATGAGTTGCCATTTGATTCGGAAAGAAAACGTATGACTACCATTTTTCCCCATGACGGGAAATGGATTGCCATCACCAAAGGGGCGGTGGAATCCTTGCTGGAATGTTGCTCCGAACAAAACGAAAAAGAGATTAACAAAACTGTGGAAGAATTTGCGCAGCAAGGAAAGCGGGTTTTGGCTTATGGCTTTCGGGAACTTAACGAATTGCCGCAAAACATTTGTATTGAATCTATCGAAACACGTCTCACTTTTTTAGGCTTGGCTGCAATGATAGACCCACCGCGTGAAGAAGCCAGGCAAGCTATTGCCGATTGTCACACTGCTGGTATTACACCCGTGATGATCACAGGGGATCATCCGATCACTGCAAAAGCTATCGCACTTCAGACAGGCATTATCCATAAGCAAACTGACAGGACCGTAACAGGTGCTGAGCTATCTGCGCTATCAGATGAGGAATTTGAAAAAGAAGTGGAATATATCAAAGTGTATGCCCGTGTCTCTCCGGAACAAAAACTCCAAATCGTAAAAACGCTGCAAAAGAAAAATCATTTCGTAGCTATGACCGGCGATGGGGTAAATGATGCTCCTGCATTGAAAAGGGCCAATATAGGCATAGCTATGGGAATCACCGGAACAGATGTGAGTAAAGAAGCAGCGCACATGATATTGCTTGATGACAATTTTGCGACCATCATAAAAGCTGTAAGGGAAGGACGTAGGATCTATGACAATATTCGTAAGTTTATAAAATACACACTAACCAGCAACGGTGGCGAAATCTGGACAATCTTTTTAGCACCACTGGCTGGATTGCCCATACCTTTGATACCCATCCATATATTGTGGATAAATTTGGTGACAGACGGATTGCCTGGTCTGGCTTTTGCATCCGAACCTGCAGAAGACGACATTTTGAAGAGGCCCCCGCGTGCCACAAATGAAAGTATTTTTGCAAAGGGAATTGGTATTCATATATTGTGGGTCGGTCTCCTGATGGGTGCCGTTTGCCTTGGTTTACAGGCATACGAAACACATTTAGGCAATGGCAAATGGCAAACTATGGTTTTTACCGTCCTTTGTTTGAGCCAAATGGGACACGCGATGGCTATCCGCAGCGATTGGAAATCACTGTTTCAGCAAGGGGTATTTAGTAATAAACAGTTGGTTGGAGCTGTTTTGCTCACTCTTGGATTACAATTGGCTGTAATTTATGTACCATATTTGCAGGACATCTTTCGGACTCAATCCCTGTCCATCACTGAACTAGCTATTTGTTTTAGGCTTTCAAGCATTGTTTTTTGGGCAGTAGAATTAGAAAAACTGATAAAAAGAATAAATAGATAA
- the lepB gene encoding signal peptidase I: MSVLIFLIISYVLLSISLYLLFPKAGVDSIKGLIPGVNFIEWCKIIGHKPGYALWLLFPIVNIFIFAGMAVDLVRSFGKLDFKDSALAVIYAPLAFFNIARNQDDKYIGKTLELEAEYAKNILDAKAQGDEYKLKHLVEKNPYKKSGLREWTESIVFAVFAAAFIRMFLIEAYVIPTPSMEGSLNVGDFLFVSKAHYGIRPPMTVAMIPLLHNQIPIINTESYLKKPSLPYRRLPAFEKIEAGKHIVFNWPVGDSVYITRQRSYFVSQIKRQPEYTMSDPELQNKVNNNDFKVRPIDKKDHYIKRCVAGPGDSLRIIDRQIYLNGKPANNPKHLQFLYEIKMPPNVSINTKKLDQWGIDFGDNAMGGRDLFTMGYGVLFLDSDQVAKIKSMDPGVQITPIPQRSEPEKLFPFDTIIGKNWSVDNYGPIWIPKAGATTQLTVSNLPFYSRIIEVYENNKLEVKGSDIYINGQKASSYTFKQDYYWAMGDNRHNSEDSRAWGYVPHDHIVGKPLFIWFSTKEGNIRNGINWDRIFRSASKE, encoded by the coding sequence GTGAGTGTTTTGATTTTCCTGATTATTTCTTATGTTTTATTGAGTATAAGTCTTTATCTCTTGTTTCCTAAAGCCGGTGTGGATTCAATCAAAGGTTTGATTCCGGGAGTCAATTTTATAGAATGGTGCAAAATAATCGGCCACAAACCTGGCTATGCTCTATGGCTATTATTTCCTATAGTCAATATTTTCATCTTTGCCGGTATGGCAGTGGATCTGGTACGGTCGTTTGGAAAACTGGATTTCAAAGATTCAGCATTGGCAGTTATTTATGCTCCATTGGCGTTTTTTAATATAGCAAGAAATCAAGATGATAAATATATTGGAAAAACACTCGAGCTGGAGGCTGAATATGCAAAAAACATATTGGATGCAAAAGCGCAGGGTGACGAATATAAATTGAAACACCTCGTTGAAAAAAACCCATATAAAAAATCAGGATTAAGGGAATGGACAGAATCCATCGTTTTTGCAGTATTTGCTGCTGCTTTTATAAGAATGTTCCTCATCGAGGCCTATGTGATTCCAACCCCATCTATGGAAGGATCGCTCAATGTTGGTGACTTTCTATTTGTTTCCAAAGCTCATTATGGTATCAGACCACCTATGACAGTGGCTATGATTCCACTTCTGCACAATCAGATTCCGATTATCAATACTGAATCTTATCTAAAAAAACCGAGCCTTCCTTACAGAAGACTTCCGGCTTTTGAAAAAATTGAGGCTGGGAAACACATTGTTTTTAACTGGCCAGTCGGTGATAGCGTCTATATCACGAGGCAGAGATCTTATTTTGTAAGCCAGATAAAAAGGCAACCCGAATATACCATGAGTGATCCGGAACTACAAAATAAAGTCAACAACAATGATTTTAAAGTGAGGCCAATAGACAAAAAAGACCACTATATCAAAAGGTGTGTGGCTGGCCCCGGAGACAGTCTCCGTATCATAGACAGACAGATTTATCTCAATGGTAAACCTGCCAACAACCCTAAACATCTTCAGTTCCTGTATGAAATAAAAATGCCTCCAAATGTTAGCATCAATACTAAAAAACTGGATCAGTGGGGTATTGATTTTGGTGATAATGCTATGGGTGGAAGGGATTTGTTTACCATGGGCTATGGTGTTTTATTTTTGGACAGCGACCAAGTGGCTAAAATCAAATCGATGGATCCCGGAGTACAGATCACACCTATCCCTCAGAGATCAGAACCGGAAAAACTATTTCCATTTGATACCATCATAGGCAAAAACTGGTCTGTCGACAATTATGGCCCGATCTGGATACCAAAAGCAGGAGCAACCACCCAATTGACTGTTTCTAATTTGCCATTTTACAGCCGAATCATAGAAGTATATGAAAATAATAAACTGGAAGTAAAAGGCAGTGATATCTACATCAATGGTCAGAAAGCAAGTTCATACACTTTTAAACAGGATTATTACTGGGCTATGGGTGACAACAGGCACAACTCCGAAGATTCACGAGCCTGGGGATATGTGCCTCATGATCACATTGTAGGCAAACCTCTTTTTATTTGGTTTTCGACCAAAGAAGGAAATATACGCAATGGTATCAACTGGGATAGAATATTCAGATCAGCCAGCAAAGAGTAA
- a CDS encoding DUF1684 domain-containing protein: protein MRSFFLLLVWIFLIRCTGTKQMVSYEHEFSEYIKQYKNGFLDNPRSPLGKDDLKYLEFFSANHNWKLQCTCETAKNPTPFEMPTYSGVTRTYILHSIARCLLNDKIMVLHLYKNIHQPINPLYKNNLFLPFKDHTNGEETYGGGRYINLLATDIHEGKIMIDFNKAYNPWCAYSDGFNCPIPPKENHIDLPVTAGEKNFKGQYKKS, encoded by the coding sequence ATGAGAAGTTTTTTTTTACTCCTCGTTTGGATTTTTCTGATACGATGTACAGGTACAAAACAAATGGTATCTTATGAACATGAATTTTCAGAATACATCAAACAGTATAAAAATGGTTTTCTGGACAATCCACGTTCACCATTAGGAAAAGATGATCTGAAATATCTGGAGTTTTTCTCGGCAAACCATAACTGGAAACTGCAATGTACCTGCGAAACAGCAAAAAATCCAACACCTTTCGAAATGCCTACATACAGCGGTGTGACAAGAACGTATATACTCCATTCCATAGCAAGATGTCTTTTGAATGATAAAATTATGGTACTACATTTATACAAAAATATACACCAACCCATCAATCCACTGTATAAAAACAATCTGTTTTTACCATTTAAAGATCATACCAACGGAGAAGAAACATATGGTGGAGGCAGATACATCAATCTGTTGGCAACGGATATTCATGAAGGAAAGATCATGATTGATTTCAACAAAGCTTACAATCCGTGGTGTGCATATAGCGACGGATTCAATTGTCCTATTCCACCCAAAGAAAACCATATAGATTTGCCTGTGACGGCCGGAGAAAAGAACTTCAAAGGACAATATAAAAAAAGTTGA
- a CDS encoding nicotinamide mononucleotide transporter, with the protein MQPDQIWHQFFNDIQHTRWQEWISTLTQVASVWYARKNNILVYPTGIIGVLLAAWVYFFIATPPLFADGMLNIYYFAMSVYGWYNWTRKDQFHHDVFAISWCTKNELRIGIAGCIIGWSILYVILSTFTNSDTPILDSLVSASALTAMWWMASRKIENWLAWIFSNIVAIPLNFYKGFMLFTLMYILFLGMALAGLMEWRRIYWSAKNKS; encoded by the coding sequence ATGCAACCTGACCAGATATGGCATCAATTTTTCAATGACATTCAACATACCAGATGGCAAGAGTGGATCAGTACACTGACCCAGGTAGCCAGCGTGTGGTATGCCAGAAAAAATAATATACTGGTGTATCCTACAGGCATCATTGGTGTGTTGCTTGCAGCATGGGTGTACTTTTTTATAGCTACACCACCCTTGTTTGCCGATGGGATGCTCAATATTTACTACTTTGCCATGAGTGTGTATGGCTGGTATAATTGGACCAGAAAGGATCAGTTTCATCATGATGTCTTTGCCATATCCTGGTGCACCAAAAATGAGCTTCGGATAGGAATAGCAGGATGCATCATAGGGTGGTCCATACTGTATGTGATATTAAGCACATTTACCAATTCTGATACGCCAATCCTGGATTCTTTAGTGTCAGCTTCAGCATTGACTGCAATGTGGTGGATGGCGAGCAGAAAAATCGAAAACTGGCTCGCTTGGATTTTTAGTAATATTGTAGCCATTCCACTCAATTTTTATAAGGGATTTATGCTCTTCACACTCATGTACATATTATTTCTCGGTATGGCTCTTGCAGGTCTTATGGAGTGGAGAAGGATTTATTGGTCTGCTAAAAATAAAAGTTGA
- a CDS encoding 2-oxoacid:ferredoxin oxidoreductase subunit beta, translated as MTYIKPKFAHPRLVKNPLGYTKKDYEGSLSTLCAGCGHDSISASIVDACFELNIEPHKVAKMSGIGCSSKTPAYFLSNSHGFNSVHGRMPSVTTGANLANRSMVYLGVSGDGDSASIGMGQFVHVVRRNLNMTYIVMNNGCYGLTKGQDSATADYGSISKTGQMNTFEGIDLCAMAIELGATFVAQSFSGDKTQLTPLIKAALAHSGFSFINVISPCVTFNNNQGSTKSYDFVREHNEALSTLDFVPVKEEITTTYDHTKVKMVEMHDGSMIRLHKISPEWDPEDKLSIITALHKARTKQEILTGLLYVDNKSVELNDLLNTTNTPLNQLIEKDLNPGSENLEKICASHR; from the coding sequence ATGACTTATATAAAACCTAAATTTGCGCACCCACGATTGGTCAAAAATCCTTTGGGGTACACAAAAAAAGATTATGAAGGATCATTATCCACATTATGTGCAGGGTGTGGACATGACTCAATAAGTGCATCTATCGTAGACGCTTGCTTTGAGCTTAATATAGAACCCCATAAAGTGGCCAAGATGTCAGGAATTGGTTGTTCTTCCAAAACGCCGGCATATTTCCTCAGCAACTCCCATGGATTTAATTCTGTTCATGGCAGGATGCCTTCTGTGACTACCGGCGCTAATCTCGCCAACCGATCTATGGTGTATCTGGGTGTCTCCGGAGATGGAGACTCTGCATCTATTGGAATGGGGCAATTTGTACATGTTGTCAGACGCAATCTCAATATGACATACATTGTGATGAACAATGGTTGTTATGGATTGACCAAAGGCCAGGATTCAGCAACTGCAGATTATGGATCGATATCAAAGACCGGCCAAATGAATACATTTGAAGGTATCGATCTATGTGCTATGGCTATTGAGTTGGGAGCTACTTTTGTGGCACAAAGTTTCAGTGGAGACAAAACCCAGCTTACCCCGCTGATAAAGGCTGCTCTGGCACATTCAGGATTTTCGTTTATCAATGTGATTTCTCCATGTGTGACTTTCAATAATAATCAGGGATCGACTAAATCTTATGATTTTGTCAGGGAGCACAATGAAGCACTTTCAACACTTGATTTTGTACCTGTAAAGGAAGAAATAACCACTACGTACGACCATACAAAAGTAAAAATGGTTGAAATGCATGATGGTTCTATGATCAGATTGCACAAGATATCACCCGAATGGGATCCTGAAGACAAACTATCCATCATCACAGCTTTACATAAAGCAAGAACCAAACAAGAGATTTTGACAGGATTGCTTTATGTGGATAATAAGAGTGTAGAACTAAATGATTTATTGAATACAACAAATACGCCACTCAACCAGCTTATTGAGAAAGATTTAAATCCGGGAAGTGAAAACCTGGAAAAAATATGTGCCAGTCACAGGTAA
- a CDS encoding transposase gives MEFLSILKSSAFVRSPQSNGVIERFHRTLKEQLTLINTFKNIDEIHQNIHTFVAKYNQKWLLHRLKLQSPLKYKEGNPSGNTEPEGVRH, from the coding sequence ATTTTAAAAAGTTCTGCCTTTGTAAGAAGCCCACAAAGCAACGGGGTTATTGAAAGATTCCACAGAACGCTCAAAGAACAATTAACCTTAATCAATACATTTAAAAATATAGACGAAATACATCAAAATATTCATACATTTGTTGCCAAATATAACCAGAAGTGGCTATTGCATAGATTGAAACTTCAATCTCCACTGAAATATAAAGAGGGGAATCCATCGGGTAATACTGAACCAGAGGGAGTCCGTCATTGA
- a CDS encoding universal stress protein, whose protein sequence is MNKLLVTTDLSANSKGAIHFALQLASQTGATLIFYNVIEITSPTMWNQVKWAEYCQTEVERNQNLLSKFTRNILKNKNIIPPVYECICEVETDVEQQIIRFAHKVKADFICMSARGGGKIEKLFGTRVSKMIAESPVPLFVIPKIYRTKPIVNILYASDYDNLDSELNIVQELNLNLQAKIEVLHFDDLYYDPIKRGKLKKIAAQFQSDKLIFHFKQLDFEYLFAPSLHSYIEKNKPSVMVLFTKQNRNWFDRLFMPSKTVSLSYNAKTPMLVLRKK, encoded by the coding sequence ATGAACAAACTACTTGTAACAACTGACTTATCCGCAAACTCAAAAGGGGCGATCCATTTTGCTTTACAGCTGGCATCACAGACTGGGGCAACATTAATTTTTTATAATGTGATAGAAATCACGAGTCCCACCATGTGGAATCAGGTAAAGTGGGCTGAATATTGTCAAACTGAAGTTGAACGCAATCAAAATTTATTGAGCAAATTCACTCGAAATATACTTAAAAATAAAAATATTATCCCACCTGTTTATGAGTGTATTTGTGAAGTAGAAACCGATGTTGAACAACAAATAATTCGTTTTGCCCATAAAGTAAAAGCTGATTTTATTTGTATGAGTGCGCGTGGTGGTGGTAAAATAGAAAAACTTTTTGGCACCAGAGTCTCAAAGATGATAGCAGAGTCACCTGTACCTCTATTTGTAATTCCAAAAATTTACAGAACTAAACCAATTGTGAACATTTTGTATGCATCTGATTATGATAATCTGGATTCGGAATTAAACATAGTTCAGGAGCTAAATTTAAATTTACAGGCAAAAATAGAAGTTTTACACTTTGATGATTTGTATTATGATCCTATTAAAAGGGGTAAACTAAAAAAAATAGCAGCCCAATTTCAATCTGATAAACTGATATTCCATTTTAAACAACTGGACTTTGAATATTTGTTTGCTCCGTCACTGCATTCATACATTGAAAAAAACAAACCGTCTGTAATGGTGCTTTTCACTAAGCAAAATCGAAATTGGTTTGATCGTTTGTTTATGCCAAGTAAAACCGTCTCCCTTTCTTACAATGCAAAAACGCCAATGTTGGTGTTAAGAAAAAAATAA